The window TCATGCAGTAGAGCAATATAATCAACATATTTAAATATTTCAACGTCATGGGAGATAACAATAGAAGTTACTCCCAGACGTTTTTGCATATCAAACATAAGTTCATGTACAACACGAGAAGTTATAGGATCCAAGCCCGTTGTAGGTTCATCGTATAAAATAACCGAAGGGTTAGAAATAAGCGTGCGTGCAAGGCCTACACGTTTTCTCATGCCGCCTGAAAGCTCTGAAGGGTATTTGTATAAAATATCATGTTGCAAGTTTACTAGGTCTAATTTCTCTTGGATAATAGGCAACACATCTGATTGTTTAGCGCCATGCTCAAGCAGCGTTAATCCTACATTTTCAAGTACATTAAGAGAATCAAGAAGTGCAGCAAACTGAAAAACGTAGCCACACTTTTTAAATACGGGCTCCATCTCTTTTTGAGTAAGTTGTGTTATATCAACACCTTCAATAATTACTTGACCAGAGGTTGGTTTTATAAGTCCTACCATTTGCTTGAGTAGCACTGATTTGCCTTCACCAGAGCGTCCGATAATACAGGTAATTTTGCCCGTTGGAATAGTTAAATTTATACCGTTAGTTACCCAACGAGCACCAAAGTTTTTTTTAAGATCA of the Candidatus Dependentiae bacterium genome contains:
- a CDS encoding ATP-binding cassette domain-containing protein; translation: MIQLVDLKKNFGARWVTNGINLTIPTGKITCIIGRSGEGKSVLLKQMVGLIKPTSGQVIIEGVDITQLTQKEMEPVFKKCGYVFQFAALLDSLNVLENVGLTLLEHGAKQSDVLPIIQEKLDLVNLQHDILYKYPSELSGGMRKRVGLARTLISNPSVILYDEPTTGLDPITSRVVHELMFDMQKRLGVTSIVISHDVEIFKYVDYIALLHEGQIRYFGEASTIWQSDNPYIYQFIRGLTEGPIQPDKTHK